Sequence from the Candidatus Nanopelagicales bacterium genome:
GGCGATCCGGGCGTCGTCGTCGACGGTGACGCGGACGTATGGTCCAGGCTGGCGCGCTGCTGCACTCCCGTTCCCGGCGACGAGATCTTCGGTTTCGTAACCCAGGGCCACGGCGTGTCAGTTCACCGGCGCGAATGCGCCAACGCGGCCAACCTCATCGCGCAAGACGACCGGATCGTCAATGTGGCGTGGGCTCCGACACAATCAAGCGTCTTCCTGGTCAACATCCAGGTAGAGGCTCTGGACCGTGAGGGGCTGCTCTCCGACGTGACTCGCGCCCTGAGCGACTACCACGTGAACATCCTCAAGGCGTCCGTGACGACGAACAAGGACCGACTTGCGATGAGCATGTTCTCCTTCGAGATGGCCGAGACGCATCACCTGGGCGCGTTGATCCGGGCGGTGCGCGGCGTGGACGGCGTGTTCGACGCCCACCGCGTCTGACAGCTCACGAACCCCCGGAGTACTCCGCGACGGCGGACTGCGCTGCCGCCAGAAGCGATCGGGTGTTGTCAAGCGACGCGCCCAAGTCAACGGCCTTGCGCTCGTCCCCGGCCGCGACCGCTTTGCCGAGCTGAACTTCCAGCCGTTCGATAGCCGACCGGAACTGGTCCGCGGTCGCCTGGGCACGGGCGAGAGCGGCCGGATCGGTTCGCCGCCACCTTTCGTTCTCGGCATCGCGGATCTTGGACTCGACGGCACGCAGGCGTCGCTCAACAGCTGACCTGTCTGATCTGGGCACCGGGCCGATCTCTTCCCACTTGTCCTGGACCGTCCGCAGGGCATCGCGGGCGCGCTTCTCGTCCTTGACCGGCACTAACGCCTCGGCTTGTTCGACTAGGGCGAGCTTGGCCGCGAGGTTCTCCACTTCGATGGCATTCTGCTTTGCGTTGACCGCGTTGCGCGCCTTGAAGAAAGTGTCCTGTGCGGCCCGGAAGCGCGTCCACAGGAGCTGGTCCTCATCGCGGTCGGCCCGTGGCGCGGCCTTCCACTCATCCATGAGACTGCGGAACGTGCGGCTGGTTTCGGCCCAGTCGGTTGATGACGCCAGCGCTTCGGCGCGGCTGACTATGCCGTCTTTGACCACTCCCGCCCGCTCGCGAACTTCAGCGAGTTCGGCCAGATGAACGCGCCGCCCCTTGTCGAACTCGGAGCGGGCCTTGCTGAAGCGCTTCCATGCTTCCTTCTCAGAGGCCTTGTCAATCCGGGGAAGGGCCTTCCATTCGTCCAGCAGCTCACGGAATCTGATGTGAGTTGACTTCCACTGGGTGGAACTGGCGAGACGCTCCGCTTCAGCGGCTATGTCCTGCCTCTTCTGGGCCGTCTCCTGGCGAGCTTGCTTGCGCTTCTCGGTGAGTTCGGTTCTGCGCTGCGCGGCAGCCGCTAGGAGGGAGTCGGTCTTGTCCGACAGTGCCTTGATGTCCCCCAGGAACGCGGGTTCCGCGATCACGTCCTTGAGTCGACCGCAAACCGCCTCAACCTGCTCTGGCGATGCCAGGCCACCCTTCAGACGGCGAGCGGCCAGGTCGACTTCGACTACCAGATCGCTGTACTTCCTGGAGAAGTGAGCGATGCCGACGGCGGGGTCTCCCGCGGCCCACTGACCGACACGGCGCTCTTCGCCGTCGGGCATACGGAGGAAGATCGTGCCATCCTCGCCGACCCTGCCCCACTGAGAGTGGTCGGTCACGGGCCGTTCCCAGATGAGATCGCCTGCCCGACAAGAAGTCCGCCCGCCACAAGGACGACAACGGACACCAACACCAGTCC
This genomic interval carries:
- a CDS encoding DUF349 domain-containing protein: MTDHSQWGRVGEDGTIFLRMPDGEERRVGQWAAGDPAVGIAHFSRKYSDLVVEVDLAARRLKGGLASPEQVEAVCGRLKDVIAEPAFLGDIKALSDKTDSLLAAAAQRRTELTEKRKQARQETAQKRQDIAAEAERLASSTQWKSTHIRFRELLDEWKALPRIDKASEKEAWKRFSKARSEFDKGRRVHLAELAEVRERAGVVKDGIVSRAEALASSTDWAETSRTFRSLMDEWKAAPRADRDEDQLLWTRFRAAQDTFFKARNAVNAKQNAIEVENLAAKLALVEQAEALVPVKDEKRARDALRTVQDKWEEIGPVPRSDRSAVERRLRAVESKIRDAENERWRRTDPAALARAQATADQFRSAIERLEVQLGKAVAAGDERKAVDLGASLDNTRSLLAAAQSAVAEYSGGS